In Ostrea edulis chromosome 10, xbOstEdul1.1, whole genome shotgun sequence, one genomic interval encodes:
- the LOC130050693 gene encoding neurotrypsin-like, producing MLGYNDGGWAFSRNTLGEGTGLIWVDGLQCTGSEVDLLHCPSTHSWGDNYCTHRSDVTVSCKNSTFLDLVDIRLVGSNESDSGRVEIRHNGQWGTICSIGFDDREARVICGMLGYPNAGQAFKAPYFGEGSGLVWITGLNCTGNEQTINECHQNGWGNAEARDYYRCRHNYDASVYCGKTNVTTGK from the exons ATGCTGGGATACAATGACGGTGGATG GGCGTTTAGTCGCAACACCCTGGGAGAAGGGACTGGTCTAATATGGGTCGATGGACTACAATGTACCGGAAGTGAGGTGGACCTCCTGCATTGTCCATCCACTCACAGCTGGGGAGACAACTACTGCACTCATCGGTCTGACGTCACAGTCTCCTGTA AAAATTCTACTTTTCTCGACTTAGTAG ACATTCGTCTCGTGGGATCCAATGAATCTGACTCGGGTAGAGTTGAGATTCGACACAATGGTCAGTGGGGTACGATATGTAGCATTGGTTTTGATGACAGAGAAGCCAGGGTCATCTGTGGAATGCTGGGATATCCCAATGCAGG TCAAGCTTTCAAAGCGCCATATTTTGGTGAAGGATCGGGCCTTGTATGGATAACCGGTCTGAATTGTACAGGGAACGAACAGACCATCAACGAATGTCACCAGAACGGATGGGGAAATGCTGAGGCACGTGACTATTACAGATGTCGTCACAACTATGACGCCTCAGTGTACTGTG GTAAAACTAATGTGACAACCGGTAAGTAA